The sequence AACATGACCCCTGAGTGCTTGGCGAGGCCATTTATTTACCTGTTTTTCCCTGTCTCGTTCTGAAAAACACTGTCACAGTACTGGATCTTCTCCCGAGTCACCATGTACATTTTGACCTGCGGGTACTTCGTGGCCATCTTCATCAAGGCATTAAAAACACGCCCTTTCCCATCCTGCCTCATGTTCCGCTCAGGACCCCAGAACACGTAGGTGGTGTCCGCAGAGTGCCTGAAGTAATAGCTCTCGTTTTTAATCAGCAGTGGAACACTGGTGTGCGATACGACCCTCAGACTGGTTCTGCTCCCTACGTCCCTCTCGTAGCCAAGCGTGGGGGCGTTGTTCATGCGGATCACACACCCCATTTGGTCAATCTCCTCTCTGAGACCTGCCCCCTGCATCTGGCCCGAGCTGGACACCAAGGCACACTGGAGGCAGTGCATCTTCAAAAACTGGAGGGAGAGAATGGGCATAAAATCACATGAGGTGAAAATGTATTAATGTGTTTACATCAACATATAGTTTGTGTTTCTT is a genomic window of Salvelinus alpinus chromosome 18, SLU_Salpinus.1, whole genome shotgun sequence containing:
- the st6galnac4 gene encoding alpha-N-acetyl-neuraminyl-2,3-beta-galactosyl-1,3-N-acetyl-galactosaminide alpha-2,6-sialyltransferase isoform X2, giving the protein MTKSDGSNSMVNIGLQGYLRITPGRRDQFLKMHCLQCALVSSSGQMQGAGLREEIDQMGCVIRMNNAPTLGYERDVGSRTSLRVVSHTSVPLLIKNESYYFRHSADTTYVFWGPERNMRQDGKGRVFNALMKMATKYPQVKMYMVTREKIQYCDSVFQNETGKNRMNSGAFLSTGFFTMILAMDMCDSIHVYGMIDDNFCSRADHSVAPYHYYEGSRMDECRMYRMHEHASRGGHRFITEKAIYARWALHHRVEFKHPSWNLQKRKHDP